The region GTTACAATAAAAGAAAAGCTTGGTGGTTTAAGTGGAACTCAACTTAAAAACAATGACTTTTTACCCTTTAATGAATATAAACATTATATTCCTAAAAGATTGAAAAAAGAGTATATCCCAAGTTATGATTCTATATTAACTCTTAGGGTAGTTTTATCTTACCAAGATGACTCATTTTCTAAAAAAGAAAAAGATAAGTTTTTTAATTCTGTGTATACTATTACACCTGATTTTAATAGGATGGCATGTAAATTAAGTGGTGAAAAAATTGAATCTTGCTTAGATGGAATAGTTTCAGAAGGGATCGCTTTTGGAGCAACTCAAATCCCAAAAGATGGACAACCAATTATTTTATTAAAAGAAAGACAAACAATTGGTGGCTACCCTAAGATTGGTTCAGTTCTTAGTATAGATTGTTTTAAATTAGCTCAAATGAAACCAGGACAAAAGATAAAATTTAGACAAATTGATATAACTGAAGCACAAGCAAAACTAAAAAAATTTTATTCTAGTTTTTGTTAGTTGTTTCTTTTATTAATGTTTCTAATATATCGTGAAATATTTGTTCTTTTTTAGCTTCTTTTATAGCATATTCAAAAGTTGGTTTTATTAATATTCCTGAATTGCTTTTTAATGTTGCTTCAAATAACATATTTGAAACTAAATTTACCATTGAATTTATTTGATGAATATCTTTTTCCTCAAATATTATAATAAATTTATTAGTTAAATATCTAACAAATTTAAAATCTAAATCCTCTTCCTCTAATCTGTTACTTATAAAACTTGATATGTACATTAAAAGGTTATCAGCGATAAGCTTATTATAAGTATTAGAAATATATTCATAGTCTTTAACGTCTATTAGAGTGATTATAGTATCATTTTTAAAACTTGATTTATCAATTAAATAGTTTTGGTAAAGCCATTTTTTATTATATGTTTTTGTTAAATAGTCTTTATAAACATTATCTGTAATACTTTCAAGTTCTTTTTTCAAATTTACAATTTGATTGTATAAAGACTTTAGTAATAAAGAATCATTTGATTCTATAGCTTTTTCAGCTTCTTTTGTTATATTCGCAGCATTATCAATAGTTTTTACTGCATCATTTATATAAGAGTTTATTTCATTATATTCTTTAAATATTAGATTATTTAACTCTTTGCCAAAACTTTCACTTCCCAAATCCAAATCAATATTTTTAGCATTTTTATCGAAGCATTGGAAATAACAAGAAGGTAAGATTATTTCATTACTCAAAAGTTCATTTATAGTAGAATCTGTTATCTCTTTCAATTTAGCTTTCATTGTCACCTTTCATTAATATATCAATTTTTTCTGGTTTACCAATATAATAACCTTGTGAATAATCTATATCCAAAGATTTTACATATCTTTGGATCTTTAAATCACTTACAAACTCTGCAACTACTTTTATATCTTGTTCTTTACAAAACTGGACTATACTTTTTAATAGATTATAATACACATCAACATCAATTTTTTTTATCAAGCTTCCATCAAGTTTTATATAATCAGTATTAATATTTAAAATATGTTCATAATTTGAAAAACCACTTCCAAAGTCATCAATTGCAATTTTTACATCATATGCTTTTAAGTCATTAATAAAATCATTAACTAAATAATAGTTACTGATTTTTTTACTCTCTAGTATCTCAATTGTTAAATATTTACCAACATTACTATTTTTAATATTATCTATAATTATATTTTTCATTGTAGGATTTAAAATATCACTGTAATCAAGATTTATACTAACTTCAATTTTATATTTTTTTATATATTTGATAACTTTTAATATAAGTATTTCCATCATTTTATTGAAAAGCCTATATTTTCTTGCCTTTTCAATAAAAGCTTGAGGCATTATAATATTTCCTTCTTTATCTGTAATTCTCATCAAGGCTTCATATTTGATTATCTTAGATGTTTTGTTATCTTGTATTGCTTGAAAATATGGTTCAACAGTTTTATTATTTATATTTCTATGAAGAGTAGTTAAAAGTTCTTCATTTATAAAATGATTTTTATATAGTTTTGAATCATAATACATAAAGTGTAT is a window of Halarcobacter sp. DNA encoding:
- a CDS encoding biotin-dependent carboxyltransferase family protein codes for the protein MKGFEVIKAGVFTLIEDIGRVSFMHLGITSSGYLDEYAALKAHKLLDNNSSLNLLEIAFAGLKLKATADTIISITGARCEFKINGFEKNIWQTYNIKKDDILEIKKILSGQRVYLAVKGGFNVKQELGSSSVTIKEKLGGLSGTQLKNNDFLPFNEYKHYIPKRLKKEYIPSYDSILTLRVVLSYQDDSFSKKEKDKFFNSVYTITPDFNRMACKLSGEKIESCLDGIVSEGIAFGATQIPKDGQPIILLKERQTIGGYPKIGSVLSIDCFKLAQMKPGQKIKFRQIDITEAQAKLKKFYSSFC
- a CDS encoding diguanylate cyclase domain-containing protein; protein product: MKAKLKEITDSTINELLSNEIILPSCYFQCFDKNAKNIDLDLGSESFGKELNNLIFKEYNEINSYINDAVKTIDNAANITKEAEKAIESNDSLLLKSLYNQIVNLKKELESITDNVYKDYLTKTYNKKWLYQNYLIDKSSFKNDTIITLIDVKDYEYISNTYNKLIADNLLMYISSFISNRLEEEDLDFKFVRYLTNKFIIIFEEKDIHQINSMVNLVSNMLFEATLKSNSGILIKPTFEYAIKEAKKEQIFHDILETLIKETTNKN
- a CDS encoding EAL domain-containing protein, which translates into the protein MKDLNAFYGFKNGDFILLQLYKLLKNKVKKEISSYLKKNICIDIKNEHVDVFTVTIYDELVEMDIMEVKNIIFNNIISSQFFLINTKNTIDIDVTIGCSKGLDRDLLVYAERALHSAKMNYIHFMYYDSKLYKNHFINEELLTTLHRNINNKTVEPYFQAIQDNKTSKIIKYEALMRITDKEGNIIMPQAFIEKARKYRLFNKMMEILILKVIKYIKKYKIEVSINLDYSDILNPTMKNIIIDNIKNSNVGKYLTIEILESKKISNYYLVNDFINDLKAYDVKIAIDDFGSGFSNYEHILNINTDYIKLDGSLIKKIDVDVYYNLLKSIVQFCKEQDIKVVAEFVSDLKIQRYVKSLDIDYSQGYYIGKPEKIDILMKGDNES